AAGCAACTTCTGTAGATAAAGAAACCAGAAATCTTCTCTTACAATCAAAAGAACAGGACTTTTATCTGAGTAATATTTCGCCATTGGGAGTACCTTTCAATACCATAAAAGGAACATCCAACGAAATATTAAAGCATGAAAAAGAAGCTAAAGGAAAATATGGAAGTTCATGTCCCAAAAAACTTTTGGCATTAAGCAAAGAATTTTCTCAGGAAGGAACCTGTACCGCTTCCAGAAAGTATCAGGACATCAAACTGAAAGAGCTGTATGAAAACAAGCAAACCCTGACCGAGAAGGAATTCAATAAAAGAAAATCCGAAATTACCGATAAAGCCTGCCTGTGCGTAGGACTTGTGAATGCGGCATATCTGGAACAAAACCTTGAAATTAAAGGTGAAAAACAAGGTGTGGTAATATGTCCGGGACCTAATATTGCCTTTTTTGATAAAGAAGTTTCTCTTTCGGAAATGGTAAAACATATCTACGGAAATACCAATATTCTTTCTGATAACCAACGTCCGAATATGTTTATCAACGAATTGAAAATGTATGTAGATTATCTGAAAAAGGAAATTGCAGAATCTGCCACACAGATTACCCATTCGCAGACAAAAAAATGGAATGCTTTCAGGAAAAATGTACTTGAAGGGATAGAATACTATTATGAGCTTTTTAAAGTATCATCATTCTTCAGCAACGGTTTATCAAATATCAACCATCAGTTACAGGAATATAAATTTCAGCTTATCGCTATTGATATTCCGCAGGTTGAAAAATAACCGTATTTTTTAATTGATAGATAATAAAAACAGCTTTACATAGGCTGTTTTTATTTTTTTAAATTACTAAGAAACATATATATTTTTTTGTTGGAGAAACGCAAAGATGTACAGCTTTATATTACAATATATATTTTTTAAGCCCCAAGAACATTTCGACTTAGCTCAATGTGAGATTTTCAGCAAGAGATATGTTATAGGTATTTGCCGCAGATTAATGAGAAGATTATACAATTTTTTTATTGTTATCTGTTTAATTTTTGGTATTTGTGAGAGACATAAAATAAACAGTATTCAATTTTATCGGAGATAAAATCTGTGCGTCTTAAAGCAGTTAGCTTTTAATTTATTTGCGCCTTTGCAATTTTCCAACAAACTATTAATAATCAAAAAAAACAAGGAAACATCAGCATTTTCATTTATAATAACTATAGCCGGAATGGCTATTTTGAATATTCTCCGGACTTAATATTTCTTACCTTAGAGCTCACTAGTAAATTATTTTTATGGAAAAAAGAAAAATCAAAAACACCGATTTATCGATTGCGCCAATCAATTTCGGAGGAAATGTTTTTGGATGGACGCTGGACGAGAAACAGTCTTTTGATATACTGGACCGTTTTACAGAAGCGGGATTCAATTTTATAGATACTGCAGATACCTATTCATGGTGGGTAAATGGGAAAGGCGGACAATCTGAAGAGATTATCGGTAAGTGGATGAAAAGCAGATCTAACCGTAATGATATCGTTCTGGCAACCAAAGTAGGTTCAGAAACAAAAGAACATGGCTATGATATCAGCAAAAAGCATATCCTAAAATCTGTAGATGAGTCACTGCAAAGACTTCAGACGGATCATATTGATCTCTATTATACGCACTTTGATGATAATATTACTCCGGTGGAGGAAACCCTTTCGGCTTATGATGAAATCATTAAGGCTGGAAAAGTACGTTATATTGCGGCTTCCAACTTATCTCCGGAACGTTTGAAAGCTTCATTTGAAGCCGCCGAAAAGAATCATCTTCCTAAATACGTTGCTTTACAGCCTCATTATAATTTAATGGAAAGAGAGGGCTTTGAGCAAAATTATGCTCCTCTGGCAGAGCAGTTTGATTTAAGTGTATTTCCGTATTGGTCGCTGGCAGCAGGTTTCCTTACGGGTAAATACCGTGATGAAGCAGATTTTGCAAAAAGTGCGAGAGGTGAAGGGGTAAGAAAATATTTAAATCCAAAAGGACTTGAAGTATTAAAAGCGCTGGATCAGGTAAGTGCAAAACACAATACCACTCAGGGAACGGTTTCTCTGGCATGGCTGCTGTCCAATCCATTGATCACTGCGCCTATTGTAAGTGCTACCAGTGCATCACAGCTTGAAACGGTATTCAATGCACCAAAACTTATTTTGGATCAGGAAGATATTGCTCTGCTGAATAACGCGAGCAACTAATTTTTTCAACTTTCATTATAGATTAAAATTAAATCCGTTCATTGCTGAACGGATTTTTTTATCATTCGACGATGTTAACTACCCCGTCAAAAATTCTTTGAATTTTCGCCACCCCTCCAGAGGAGGGAAATTCAGGTTTTCGGTTGTTATATTCTGTTATTACTATTAATCGGAATATTCTTTCAGAAGCTGTCTGTAGCTCATTAATATTGAAGACTTTGAAATAAACCCGATAAAATCATTGTTATGACTTACTACCGGAAGATTCCATACTCCAGTATCATCAAAGGTCTGAAGAATATCCAAGGGCTTATTCTCCCTGTGAAGAATGGCTGGTGGGGCTTTCATAATCTGGGTAACCGTCTGAGAGATTTCCATCTCTTTGTTGAATAAATAAGGTCTTATATCATCCAAAGTAAGAACTCCTTTCAGTCTTCTGTTCTCATCCACAACAGCAAAAATATTTTTATCACCATTCTTTACCATTTCAAACAGTTCTGTAACAGAGGCATTTTCATTAATGGTCTGTGAATATTTATCAATAAAATCTTCGGTTCTTAATGCGAAAAGAAGGTTTTTATCATGTTTATTCGTGAATATTTTCCCTTCATCAGCTAAAGATTTTAGTTCCGGAGAAATAGGTGAGAACCATTTGGCAATAAGGTAAGATATGATGGAAGCAATCATTAAAGGAATAAACAAATCATATCCGAAACTTGATTCTGCAATCAGAAATATAGCTGTAAGCGGAGCATACAGTACACCGCTCATGGCACCTGCCATTCCTACCAGAACAAGATTAGTCACCGGAACATCTGTAAAACCAATGTGCTGGCAAACTAATGCAAACAAATATCCCAAAGTTCCTCCTGCAAAAAGGGAAGGGGCAAAGTTACCACCATTTCCACCACTGAATATGGTAAATGAAGTGGCAAATGCTTTTAAAAGCAATACCAGAATCAAAAATATGATAATGGTCCAGTCTCCGATTTCAAAATATCTGAAAAAACTGTTTTCAATAATAGAGTAGGTATTTCCGTTGGTAAAAGCTTTTACCGTTTCATATCCTTCCCCAAACAAAGGAGGAAAAAGAACACATAATAGAGAAAGGACAGC
The nucleotide sequence above comes from Chryseobacterium sp. 7. Encoded proteins:
- a CDS encoding aldo/keto reductase, giving the protein MEKRKIKNTDLSIAPINFGGNVFGWTLDEKQSFDILDRFTEAGFNFIDTADTYSWWVNGKGGQSEEIIGKWMKSRSNRNDIVLATKVGSETKEHGYDISKKHILKSVDESLQRLQTDHIDLYYTHFDDNITPVEETLSAYDEIIKAGKVRYIAASNLSPERLKASFEAAEKNHLPKYVALQPHYNLMEREGFEQNYAPLAEQFDLSVFPYWSLAAGFLTGKYRDEADFAKSARGEGVRKYLNPKGLEVLKALDQVSAKHNTTQGTVSLAWLLSNPLITAPIVSATSASQLETVFNAPKLILDQEDIALLNNASN
- a CDS encoding chloride channel protein — translated: MKIHNKKKYLSFLKFKRDFQKYGLEKARSYELILHWLNNRLSRNQFLVLSGILVGCTAGLAGVILKTLVHNIHYFITNKVHFEYQILFYIVFPFLGIVLTTMIVLTIFKGQDRKGIGAILYEIAQNSSIVASVKMYSQVIQSAVTVGLGGSAGLESPIAVTGAAIGSNYAQTYRLSYKERTLLLAAGATAGIASAFNAPIAGIMFAFEILLTGVVFTDFIPLVVAAVCGSLLSRILLQEDVLFRFYTRDPFNYKNVPYYLILGIVTGLYARYFVIISQKVEHFIKGLQLSRIRKAMFGGAVLSLLCVLFPPLFGEGYETVKAFTNGNTYSIIENSFFRYFEIGDWTIIIFLILVLLLKAFATSFTIFSGGNGGNFAPSLFAGGTLGYLFALVCQHIGFTDVPVTNLVLVGMAGAMSGVLYAPLTAIFLIAESSFGYDLFIPLMIASIISYLIAKWFSPISPELKSLADEGKIFTNKHDKNLLFALRTEDFIDKYSQTINENASVTELFEMVKNGDKNIFAVVDENRRLKGVLTLDDIRPYLFNKEMEISQTVTQIMKAPPAILHRENKPLDILQTFDDTGVWNLPVVSHNNDFIGFISKSSILMSYRQLLKEYSD